From a single Ignavibacteria bacterium genomic region:
- a CDS encoding insulinase family protein, which yields MKMKILSLVLAAFLLSGPLFAQKEQPPVGGTPKNFTVPSYKTVTLRNGMKVTLVPYGQTPKATVRLIVRTGSLNEPAGQVWISDFAADLLLEGTKSKSAQAIAEEVAAYGGELFANAGTDQSQLGADVLSEFTPNLVKTMADVVMNPKFDQKDFERIKGNYLTNLAVSQKSPDAMADKELYKLVYGDHPYGITEPTEAALKGYTVDMVKKYHEDNFGAWRSHLYISGVFDEKSVMAAIEQAFGKWKAGPDILTNPATPQRVKKFSLVDRPGSKQSKIIYGIPAVDPSMPDYVPFMVMNSLLGGSFGSRITANIRENKGYTYSPGSSVMTRYRSGFWSEEADVTSSVTGAAIKEIQFEIKRLRDEAPSEKELDGIKNYEAGIFVLRNSSRAGVIGQLSFINFHGLSDDYLKNYVQKIINTKPADVSAMVKKYLDLDRFTTVIVGDKKEVEPQLESLDLK from the coding sequence ATGAAAATGAAAATATTATCACTCGTTTTGGCAGCTTTTCTTCTTTCAGGTCCGCTTTTTGCACAAAAAGAACAGCCACCTGTCGGCGGTACTCCGAAGAATTTTACCGTTCCTTCATATAAAACTGTTACTCTCAGAAACGGGATGAAAGTTACTCTTGTACCCTATGGCCAGACTCCGAAAGCAACCGTAAGACTGATCGTAAGAACCGGTAGTTTGAATGAACCAGCGGGACAGGTTTGGATATCGGACTTCGCAGCAGATCTTTTGCTTGAAGGAACAAAATCCAAATCAGCTCAGGCGATTGCCGAAGAAGTAGCTGCCTATGGTGGCGAACTTTTTGCAAATGCAGGTACTGACCAGTCACAGCTCGGAGCTGATGTCCTTTCAGAATTCACCCCGAACCTCGTGAAAACGATGGCTGATGTGGTAATGAACCCTAAATTCGATCAAAAAGACTTTGAGAGAATCAAAGGAAATTATCTTACAAATCTTGCAGTATCACAAAAATCACCTGATGCAATGGCAGACAAGGAACTCTATAAACTTGTGTACGGTGATCATCCATACGGTATTACCGAGCCAACGGAAGCAGCTTTGAAAGGTTACACCGTTGACATGGTAAAAAAATATCACGAAGACAATTTCGGTGCATGGAGATCACACCTTTACATTTCGGGTGTTTTCGATGAAAAATCTGTGATGGCTGCAATTGAACAGGCATTCGGGAAGTGGAAAGCCGGACCGGATATTTTAACTAATCCTGCCACGCCTCAGAGAGTTAAGAAATTCTCCCTCGTCGACAGACCGGGATCGAAACAGTCGAAAATCATTTATGGAATCCCCGCTGTCGATCCTTCGATGCCCGACTATGTTCCATTTATGGTGATGAACTCACTTCTTGGCGGCTCATTTGGCTCACGTATTACCGCAAACATTCGTGAGAACAAGGGCTACACCTACTCACCCGGAAGCAGCGTTATGACAAGATACCGCTCCGGTTTCTGGAGTGAGGAAGCTGATGTTACGAGCAGTGTTACGGGTGCAGCTATTAAAGAGATTCAGTTTGAAATCAAAAGACTGCGTGATGAAGCTCCCTCTGAAAAAGAACTTGACGGCATCAAAAACTATGAAGCCGGAATTTTTGTTCTTAGAAATTCAAGCCGTGCCGGCGTAATCGGTCAGTTGAGTTTCATCAATTTCCACGGATTGTCGGATGATTATCTTAAAAATTATGTTCAAAAGATAATCAATACAAAACCTGCAGATGTTTCAGCCATGGTTAAAAAATATCTCGACCTTGACAGATTCACTACTGTTATTGTTGGCGATAAAAAAGAAGTTGAACCTCAACTCGAGAGTTTGGATCTGAAATAA
- a CDS encoding YhcH/YjgK/YiaL family protein, translating to MKKLLRAPGIFLEGKSMIFDKLENYKTYASISENLKKGFEYLTDTYTLDTPEGIYEIDGKDVYAIVTSYKTKAYSEGDFESHRKYLDVQYIPKGEENIGITGLENLKPKSDFDTEKDIVFYEGNGDLLRLPEGYFMVLFPQDGHKPGIMTGSEKQLVKKVVVKVVV from the coding sequence ATGAAGAAATTACTTCGTGCTCCCGGTATTTTTTTGGAAGGAAAATCAATGATATTCGACAAGCTTGAAAATTACAAAACCTACGCATCGATAAGTGAAAACCTGAAAAAGGGATTTGAATATCTCACCGACACTTACACACTTGATACCCCGGAGGGTATTTATGAGATAGATGGCAAGGATGTGTATGCAATCGTGACATCGTATAAAACAAAGGCTTACAGCGAGGGTGACTTTGAATCTCACAGGAAGTATCTCGATGTTCAATATATTCCGAAAGGTGAGGAGAATATAGGGATAACCGGGCTTGAAAACCTCAAACCAAAATCAGATTTTGATACAGAAAAAGACATTGTCTTCTACGAAGGGAATGGCGATCTACTAAGACTTCCCGAGGGATATTTTATGGTGCTCTTCCCTCAGGATGGTCACAAACCGGGCATTATGACAGGTTCTGAAAAGCAGTTAGTGAAGAAAGTCGTTGTGAAGGTTGTGGTTTAG